One segment of Paenibacillus rhizovicinus DNA contains the following:
- a CDS encoding beta-galactosidase — MLFGACYYPEHWVKERWETDARMMKEAGFNVVRMAEFAWIKMEPAEGEFDFEWLDEAIALFSAYGIRTILGTPTAGPPKWLLDKHPDIYQRDYQGHVRGFGTRRSYCSNNATYRDYTRAIVTEMAKRYGSHPDVIGWQIDNELGAIDTARCYCDSCKTAFVGWLKRKYATLDRLNEEWGTIFSSQLFTAWEQVHLPAYSVHQGHNPGLVLDFRRFSSDSVRGYQALQIGILREHCPPAQPITTNLMGSFNDLDYYDLSADLDLVSLDIYPIMKKVPEERAFRTGINHDAMRGLKGMNYWVLEHQSGTPCTNTFSPTPKPGELRRWTYQSVARGADAIVYFRWRTLTYALEEYWHGILQHHGKPGRKYREVRQVGEELARLAPLLADTTVRSKAAIVKCFHNEWAFEIQPHASGFVYKDHQADYYRYFHDRNIQVDVISPDSAGFDGYDLLIVPNLMMSKEATVRAIHDYVRAGGTVVMDFRAGAKEWNNRMLPEILPGPFAGLLGIEVDDYGIIEPEHPVGLAFAEAFGNAGLAGQAATWYDVIEPIGASTVVRFTNDYFAGCPAVTRNEYGAGRAYYIGTELDRSTLNALFDGISAEAGLKPVLPSLPQGVEAVRREGDGRREVIFVINHNECEVSFAIEDGCVDLLTGRTIRGVTSLAANGILALERSNESISQ, encoded by the coding sequence ATGTTGTTCGGAGCTTGTTATTATCCGGAACACTGGGTCAAGGAAAGATGGGAAACCGACGCCCGAATGATGAAGGAAGCGGGATTTAACGTCGTTCGGATGGCGGAGTTCGCTTGGATCAAGATGGAGCCCGCGGAAGGCGAGTTCGACTTCGAATGGCTGGACGAAGCGATCGCGCTATTCAGCGCTTACGGGATTCGAACGATTCTGGGGACGCCTACGGCAGGTCCGCCGAAGTGGCTGCTCGACAAGCATCCGGATATTTACCAGCGGGATTATCAGGGACATGTCCGAGGCTTCGGCACGAGGCGCAGCTACTGCTCGAACAATGCGACGTATCGCGACTACACCCGCGCGATCGTCACGGAGATGGCCAAGCGATACGGCAGCCATCCCGACGTCATCGGCTGGCAGATCGACAACGAGCTTGGCGCGATCGATACCGCGCGCTGTTACTGCGACAGCTGCAAGACGGCGTTCGTCGGCTGGCTGAAACGGAAATACGCGACGCTTGACCGCTTGAACGAGGAATGGGGCACGATTTTCTCCAGCCAGCTGTTCACGGCATGGGAACAGGTGCATCTGCCGGCTTATTCCGTCCATCAGGGACATAATCCCGGGCTCGTTCTCGATTTCCGCAGGTTCTCTTCCGATTCGGTCCGCGGCTATCAAGCGCTGCAAATCGGCATTCTTCGCGAGCATTGCCCGCCTGCCCAGCCGATTACGACGAATTTGATGGGGAGCTTCAACGACCTCGATTATTACGACCTCTCCGCGGATCTCGATCTCGTGTCGCTGGATATTTATCCGATCATGAAAAAAGTGCCCGAGGAACGCGCATTTCGGACGGGGATCAACCATGACGCGATGCGCGGGCTGAAGGGCATGAACTACTGGGTACTCGAGCATCAGAGCGGCACGCCGTGCACGAATACGTTCTCACCGACGCCGAAGCCGGGAGAGCTCCGGCGCTGGACGTACCAGTCCGTCGCGCGCGGGGCGGACGCGATCGTCTATTTCCGCTGGCGGACGTTAACGTACGCGCTGGAGGAATATTGGCACGGTATTCTGCAGCATCACGGCAAGCCGGGCAGGAAGTACAGGGAAGTCCGGCAAGTCGGCGAAGAGCTTGCCCGCTTGGCGCCGCTGCTGGCCGATACGACCGTACGCTCGAAGGCCGCCATCGTGAAATGCTTCCACAACGAATGGGCATTCGAAATTCAGCCGCATGCAAGCGGCTTCGTTTACAAGGATCATCAGGCGGACTATTATCGCTATTTCCACGATCGCAATATTCAAGTCGACGTGATCTCTCCGGACTCGGCCGGGTTCGACGGCTACGATTTGCTGATTGTCCCCAACCTCATGATGTCCAAGGAGGCGACCGTCCGCGCGATTCACGATTATGTTCGCGCAGGCGGCACCGTCGTGATGGATTTCCGCGCCGGCGCCAAGGAATGGAATAACCGGATGCTGCCGGAGATACTGCCGGGTCCGTTCGCAGGCTTGCTTGGCATCGAAGTCGATGATTACGGCATTATCGAACCGGAGCATCCGGTCGGGCTGGCTTTTGCCGAAGCGTTCGGAAACGCCGGGCTTGCCGGCCAAGCCGCGACGTGGTACGACGTCATCGAACCGATCGGAGCATCGACGGTCGTCCGGTTTACGAACGATTACTTCGCGGGCTGCCCTGCGGTCACCCGCAACGAATATGGCGCCGGGCGTGCCTACTATATCGGAACGGAGCTCGACCGTTCGACGCTAAACGCTTTGTTCGACGGGATAAGCGCGGAAGCGGGGCTGAAGCCCGTTCTCCCTTCGCTGCCGCAAGGGGTCGAGGCGGTCCGGCGCGAGGGCGACGGCAGGCGGGAAGTGATTTTCGTCATCAACCATAACGAATGCGAGGTCAGCTTCGCGATCGAGGACGGCTGCGTCGACCTTCTCACGGGGAGAACGATAAGGGGCGTCACGAGTTTGGCTGCTAACGGCATCCTTGCTTTGGAACGGTCGAATGAATCGATTTCGCAATGA
- a CDS encoding ABC transporter permease, whose product MAKPAPQVHPVPMGAQPSLSFGRRLRRQYQLLLMSVPFVLIVVLFSYGPLWGWIMAFEKYKVAKGIWHSPFAGFDNFKLLFRDPQFFNALRNTVVMGVLNLVTGFFGAIALALMLNEVRSRFFKRTIQTITYIPHFVSWVVIANIFATLLSPDSGVVNALLMKLGIVNEPIYFLGKADLFWWIHTAANFWKELGWNTIIYLAVLSGLNPEHYEAAEVDGAKRLQKMRYVSIPGIMPTAILLLIMSVGWIIQSGYESQFLLGNPVVIDRSEVLDLYALKYSTSIGDYSYGVAVSMFKSLVSIAMVVAVNFIANRTTRNRLF is encoded by the coding sequence ATGGCCAAACCCGCCCCCCAAGTTCACCCCGTACCTATGGGTGCGCAGCCTTCCTTATCCTTCGGGCGCAGACTGCGCCGGCAATATCAGCTGCTCCTGATGTCCGTCCCCTTCGTCCTCATCGTCGTGCTGTTCTCGTACGGACCGTTGTGGGGATGGATCATGGCGTTCGAGAAATACAAGGTGGCCAAAGGCATCTGGCACAGCCCGTTCGCCGGCTTCGACAATTTCAAGCTGCTGTTCCGGGATCCGCAATTTTTCAACGCGCTGCGCAATACGGTCGTCATGGGGGTGCTGAACCTTGTCACCGGGTTTTTCGGAGCGATTGCGCTCGCGCTCATGCTGAACGAGGTGAGAAGCCGGTTCTTCAAGCGAACGATTCAGACGATCACGTACATTCCCCATTTCGTCTCCTGGGTGGTCATCGCCAATATTTTCGCGACGCTGCTTTCGCCGGACAGCGGCGTGGTGAACGCGCTGCTCATGAAGCTCGGCATCGTGAACGAACCGATCTATTTTCTCGGCAAAGCGGATTTGTTCTGGTGGATCCATACGGCGGCGAATTTCTGGAAAGAGCTCGGGTGGAACACGATTATTTACCTGGCGGTCCTCTCGGGTCTTAATCCGGAGCACTACGAGGCGGCGGAAGTCGACGGAGCGAAGCGATTGCAGAAGATGCGTTACGTCTCCATTCCCGGCATCATGCCGACCGCGATCCTGCTCTTGATCATGTCCGTGGGCTGGATCATCCAGAGCGGTTACGAATCTCAATTCCTGCTAGGCAATCCCGTCGTTATCGATCGCTCGGAAGTGCTCGACCTGTATGCGTTGAAGTATTCGACGAGCATCGGCGATTATTCGTACGGCGTGGCGGTCAGCATGTTCAAATCGTTGGTCAGCATCGCCATGGTCGTCGCCGTCAACTTCATCGCGAACCGGACGACCCGCAACCGGCTGTTCTAA
- a CDS encoding carbohydrate ABC transporter permease, whose product MTHRRTWGDYAFLTTNYALLLMMGIVTLFPFLNLLAISLNDAQDTLKGTIYVWPRIFTLQNYDTIFANNNLAMAAVRSVVRTVLGAGLGVISTAMLAYVLSRKEFMFRKSFNIILIVTMYVNGGLIPFYLLVKNIHLINHGAVYILPTLIGVFNVIIMRSYFESLPDGIVESARIDGASDFQILFRIVILVSMPVMATVTLYVAVAHWNSWFDNYLYASRNPHLNLLQFELQKVLIGSVNQVFDQNTHIDGSDARRTNPETIRAAMTIIVTVPILFVYPFLQRYFVKGMTFAAMKE is encoded by the coding sequence ATGACGCATCGCCGCACGTGGGGAGACTACGCGTTTCTAACGACGAATTATGCGCTGCTGCTCATGATGGGAATCGTGACCCTGTTCCCGTTTCTCAACTTATTGGCGATCTCCCTGAACGACGCGCAGGATACGCTGAAAGGGACGATCTACGTCTGGCCCCGGATATTCACGCTGCAAAATTACGATACGATCTTCGCCAATAACAATTTGGCCATGGCCGCCGTTCGTTCCGTCGTCAGGACCGTGCTCGGAGCCGGACTAGGCGTCATCAGCACGGCGATGCTTGCCTACGTGTTAAGCCGCAAGGAGTTCATGTTCCGCAAATCCTTCAACATCATCCTGATCGTCACGATGTACGTGAACGGCGGATTGATTCCGTTCTACCTGCTCGTCAAGAACATTCACCTGATCAACCATGGCGCCGTCTATATTCTTCCTACGTTAATCGGCGTATTCAACGTCATCATCATGCGCAGCTACTTCGAATCGCTTCCCGACGGCATCGTGGAGTCGGCCCGAATCGACGGGGCGTCCGACTTTCAGATTTTGTTCCGAATCGTCATCCTGGTCAGCATGCCTGTCATGGCCACGGTTACGTTGTATGTCGCCGTCGCGCATTGGAATTCTTGGTTCGATAACTACTTGTACGCCAGCCGGAACCCGCATTTGAACCTGCTGCAATTCGAGCTTCAGAAAGTATTGATCGGTTCCGTGAACCAAGTGTTCGACCAGAATACGCATATCGACGGATCGGACGCCCGCAGGACGAATCCCGAAACGATCCGGGCGGCCATGACCATTATCGTGACCGTGCCCATCCTGTTCGTCTATCCGTTCCTTCAGCGATACTTCGTCAAAGGGATGACGTTCGCCGCGATGAAAGAATAG
- a CDS encoding type 2 periplasmic-binding domain-containing protein, translating into MTSRTWRKGAAWTVISLLLASSITGCSNGNNDDKNAASAKADSTNGSAPADSGGNAAAGGNANASGNANASGNADASASQSLEPITYSMNTSNEKLTGDTPISKAVAEKTGVSFKYDLIVGDETQKEDLWLAAGDYPDILAMGPAEVQKYKDGDAIIPLNDLIEQYGPHIKEKFGEFYNLMKDADGKIWSIYGVNKSREAKADASANFIVQYDVLKEAGYPEIKTLDQLYDIIKAYKDKHPTIDGKETIGFSGAMSGWQVNIEYNNPIISASGLPDHGNFRIDDAGNVQYNPVSDDAKTYYQFLNKLYTNGLYDKEAFSQEDLGKKLSQGRVLAAYAPAWMLGSIETQFRADGHPERAFAHLPIQFTDSTVNNTNTVVPIFSGSLQWAITKSAKNPERIIQLIDYLFSDEGQILTQWGIEGTHYDVVNGVRTLKPDVIEKIKTDPDYKVKEGFETEGTGSGFWFNVGDGAKLADGDYATPLTKEYVLSTYDDMTKDVLAQYGKQVWADFLPAATVLPGYLWNLTPPDDVQLQSKKIEEAWKKYLPKLVMSKDATAFDGAWGDMKSAMDKAGLADVNASYTKLWADFNAKFKATIGE; encoded by the coding sequence ATGACTAGTAGAACATGGAGGAAAGGCGCCGCATGGACAGTTATCTCGCTGCTGCTCGCGTCTTCGATCACAGGCTGCTCGAACGGAAATAACGACGACAAGAATGCGGCCTCGGCAAAGGCGGATTCGACGAACGGCAGCGCGCCTGCAGATTCTGGCGGTAACGCCGCTGCCGGCGGTAACGCTAACGCCAGCGGCAACGCCAATGCAAGCGGCAATGCCGACGCAAGCGCAAGCCAAAGCCTGGAGCCGATTACGTACAGCATGAACACCTCGAACGAAAAACTGACCGGAGACACGCCGATTTCGAAAGCGGTTGCAGAGAAGACAGGCGTTTCGTTCAAGTACGACCTGATCGTGGGCGACGAGACGCAGAAAGAAGACCTCTGGCTCGCTGCCGGCGACTATCCGGATATCCTGGCGATGGGACCGGCCGAAGTGCAGAAATATAAAGACGGCGACGCGATTATCCCGCTTAACGATCTCATCGAACAATACGGTCCCCACATCAAAGAGAAATTCGGCGAATTCTACAATCTGATGAAAGACGCGGACGGCAAGATCTGGTCGATCTACGGCGTGAACAAGAGCCGCGAAGCGAAAGCCGACGCCTCCGCCAACTTTATCGTGCAATACGATGTCCTGAAAGAAGCGGGCTATCCGGAAATCAAGACGCTCGATCAGTTGTACGACATTATTAAAGCGTACAAAGACAAACATCCGACGATCGACGGCAAAGAAACGATCGGCTTCTCCGGCGCGATGAGCGGCTGGCAAGTCAATATCGAGTACAATAACCCGATTATTAGCGCGTCCGGGTTGCCGGATCACGGGAATTTCCGGATCGATGACGCCGGCAACGTGCAGTACAACCCGGTCAGCGACGATGCCAAAACGTATTATCAATTCCTGAACAAATTGTATACGAACGGACTTTACGACAAGGAAGCGTTCTCGCAGGAGGATCTGGGCAAGAAACTATCGCAAGGCCGCGTGCTCGCCGCTTACGCTCCGGCATGGATGCTCGGCAGCATCGAAACGCAATTCCGCGCCGATGGCCATCCGGAACGCGCTTTCGCGCACCTGCCGATCCAGTTTACGGACAGCACGGTGAACAACACGAACACGGTCGTGCCGATTTTCTCCGGAAGCCTGCAGTGGGCCATCACGAAATCGGCGAAAAATCCGGAACGGATTATCCAGCTCATCGATTACCTGTTCTCCGACGAAGGTCAAATTTTGACGCAGTGGGGAATCGAAGGCACGCATTACGACGTGGTGAACGGCGTGCGCACGCTCAAACCGGATGTGATCGAGAAGATCAAAACGGATCCGGACTATAAAGTGAAGGAAGGCTTCGAAACGGAGGGAACGGGAAGCGGATTCTGGTTTAACGTCGGGGACGGGGCTAAACTGGCCGACGGGGATTATGCTACGCCGTTGACCAAGGAGTACGTGCTCAGCACGTACGACGATATGACCAAAGACGTGCTGGCGCAGTACGGCAAGCAAGTATGGGCGGATTTCCTTCCCGCGGCTACCGTATTGCCGGGTTACTTGTGGAACCTGACGCCGCCGGACGACGTACAGCTGCAATCCAAGAAAATCGAAGAGGCATGGAAGAAATATCTGCCGAAGCTCGTCATGTCCAAGGACGCGACGGCGTTCGACGGCGCATGGGGCGATATGAAATCCGCGATGGACAAAGCCGGGCTCGCGGACGTCAACGCATCGTATACGAAGCTGTGGGCGGATTTCAACGCGAAATTCAAGGCGACGATCGGAGAGTAA
- a CDS encoding cache domain-containing sensor histidine kinase — protein sequence MKIRTKLILANLFIILFLLGSLTYVLLQRSSKLVYDYVIENATLSLSQTSQNLDNKLESYEEIANTLFLNTNINLILDQRYADQLEAYEVYAQQFQPFISAVRQTKDIANVKVYTDNPTFTFANVTVIDQEIRDSDWYEQAMDNKKGGYWTAPYLSDPAHDVDPVISVRKRLNNVDAKSPSVVNLEIKLSKFKELIQQESKNKRILFTLADGTVVIDSSGEGEQLASLSSLPFGDRILGQTSGSFRAEVEGKPYQVLFQTLESRNIVRGMKVIAFMPVNELTPKINQLRSISYVLFGAAFVISVILIGTITIGMTRRLSELSVKMRRVHKDNFQSFVVVKGKDEVAQLGEMYNLMVMRLGQLISEVYQSEIDRKEQAFRTKEVELYALQTQINPHFLFNVLNMIRGKLLIVGERDTAKVVGLLAKSFRMMLKNGGQMTRLAEEIDFVDNYLQIQQYRFGHKFTYSIDMPQDKLDVSIPKLIIQPLVENAISHGIELNPEQSRIWVTGENDGEHLVLTVGDDGLGMAKERLAEIEQWLKDKNSLVSDHHIGLRNVHARLRYLYGEPYGIRVSSVEGEGTTITMMIPLRRAETDKNRGSSDV from the coding sequence ATGAAAATCCGAACGAAGCTCATTCTCGCCAATTTATTCATCATCTTGTTTCTGCTGGGGTCATTAACCTACGTGCTCTTGCAGCGAAGCAGCAAACTCGTCTATGACTATGTCATCGAGAATGCGACCTTGTCCTTGTCCCAAACGAGCCAAAATCTCGACAATAAGCTGGAGTCGTACGAAGAGATCGCCAATACGCTGTTCTTGAACACGAACATTAACCTCATTCTGGATCAGCGCTATGCCGACCAGTTGGAAGCTTACGAGGTGTATGCCCAGCAATTTCAGCCTTTCATATCGGCCGTCCGGCAGACGAAGGACATCGCCAACGTGAAAGTGTATACCGATAATCCGACGTTCACGTTCGCGAACGTGACGGTGATCGATCAAGAAATACGCGACAGCGATTGGTATGAACAAGCGATGGACAACAAGAAAGGCGGATATTGGACGGCTCCGTATTTGAGCGATCCTGCCCATGACGTCGATCCCGTCATCAGCGTTCGCAAGCGGCTCAATAACGTCGACGCCAAGTCTCCGAGCGTCGTCAACCTGGAGATCAAGCTGAGCAAGTTCAAGGAATTAATCCAGCAGGAAAGCAAAAACAAACGAATCTTGTTTACGCTTGCGGACGGTACGGTGGTGATCGATAGCAGCGGGGAGGGCGAGCAGCTGGCTTCGCTCTCGAGCTTGCCGTTCGGAGATCGGATTCTCGGGCAGACAAGCGGAAGCTTCCGCGCCGAAGTGGAGGGCAAACCCTACCAGGTCCTGTTTCAAACGCTGGAATCGCGCAATATCGTAAGAGGCATGAAAGTGATCGCCTTCATGCCGGTGAATGAATTAACGCCGAAGATCAATCAGCTTCGCTCGATCTCTTACGTGCTATTCGGAGCGGCCTTCGTGATCTCCGTGATTCTCATCGGGACGATTACCATAGGCATGACGCGCAGATTATCCGAATTGTCGGTCAAAATGAGACGCGTTCATAAAGATAACTTCCAAAGCTTCGTCGTGGTCAAGGGCAAGGACGAAGTCGCCCAGCTCGGCGAGATGTACAATCTGATGGTGATGCGGCTCGGGCAGCTGATCAGCGAGGTTTACCAATCGGAGATCGACCGCAAGGAGCAAGCCTTCCGGACGAAAGAAGTGGAGTTGTACGCGCTGCAAACGCAGATCAATCCGCACTTTCTATTCAATGTGCTGAATATGATCCGGGGCAAGCTGCTTATCGTCGGAGAAAGGGATACGGCGAAAGTCGTCGGGCTGCTGGCCAAGTCGTTCCGCATGATGCTGAAGAACGGCGGACAAATGACCCGCTTGGCCGAAGAGATCGATTTTGTCGATAACTATTTGCAAATTCAACAGTATCGTTTCGGACATAAGTTTACCTACTCCATCGACATGCCCCAAGACAAACTGGACGTCTCCATACCGAAGCTGATCATTCAGCCATTGGTCGAGAATGCGATCTCGCACGGCATCGAGCTCAATCCGGAGCAATCGCGCATTTGGGTAACCGGGGAGAACGACGGAGAGCATCTCGTCTTGACGGTGGGCGACGACGGACTTGGCATGGCGAAGGAGCGGCTGGCCGAGATCGAACAATGGCTGAAGGACAAAAATTCGCTCGTAAGCGATCATCATATCGGCTTGCGCAATGTGCATGCCAGGTTGAGATATTTGTACGGCGAGCCGTACGGAATCAGAGTGAGCAGCGTCGAAGGGGAAGGAACTACGATAACGATGATGATCCCGTTGCGGCGCGCGGAAACGGACAAGAACAGGGGGAGCTCCGATGTATGA
- a CDS encoding response regulator produces the protein MYEVLIVDDEPLARQSLQYLIDWKAFGFKITGEAEDGKQALELMRQRHFSLVLTDIRMPTMNGLEFIEKLRGVSDAEVVILSGYEDFEYARQGLKLGVNDYLLKPVDEDDLIAALRRIGASIAERQLLRRQRDLGLTALRDQFLRRLAHGPLSSPELEEQFRLLNLRNEAERLHCLVVEMDFLSADDGKLTERDIELKSFAVRNVLEEMCDGKGYVFEDTEERYGLLLFGTGGLNARNDDMPVKLAEEIGAAVRVNVKETVSIGVGQAAGDLRGVHQAYDSAEKALDAKFLRGKGSILTATNADGGEAESPELHALQEAVYEAIRNQREGEVKEALGRLWECCKSSGLGGNRIRAAVLEMLVQLLQLATSYGANSELLFHHDYGDYDRVMRTKTIDELFAFVDMKCVGVLLLLNRLKDMQPNSVIGTVKRIVQEQYHSNVSLRTVAGQVFLNPNYLGKLFKAGTDSSFNEYLLQVRMEKAKELLLRTDKKVYEIALAVGYGELDWFYKRFKSYAGISAGEFRGKYAKESESN, from the coding sequence ATGTATGAAGTGTTGATCGTCGACGACGAACCGCTCGCCAGGCAGTCGCTTCAATATTTGATCGACTGGAAGGCATTCGGATTCAAAATAACGGGAGAAGCGGAAGACGGGAAACAAGCGCTGGAATTGATGCGGCAGCGCCACTTCTCACTCGTCCTGACGGATATCCGGATGCCGACGATGAACGGGCTGGAGTTTATCGAGAAGCTGAGAGGCGTCTCGGATGCGGAAGTCGTTATTCTGAGCGGCTACGAGGATTTCGAATACGCCAGGCAAGGATTGAAGCTGGGGGTGAACGATTACCTGCTCAAGCCGGTCGACGAGGACGATCTCATCGCGGCTCTTCGCCGGATCGGCGCGTCGATCGCCGAGCGGCAGCTGCTGCGCAGGCAGCGCGATCTTGGCTTAACCGCCCTCAGAGACCAGTTTCTTAGAAGGCTGGCGCACGGACCTCTCTCTTCGCCGGAGCTGGAGGAACAGTTCCGGCTGCTGAACCTGCGGAATGAGGCGGAACGCTTGCATTGCCTCGTCGTGGAAATGGATTTCCTGTCCGCGGACGACGGCAAGCTGACGGAACGGGATATCGAGCTCAAAAGCTTCGCGGTGCGCAATGTGCTGGAGGAGATGTGCGACGGCAAAGGATATGTGTTCGAGGATACCGAAGAACGGTACGGACTGCTCTTATTCGGCACCGGCGGCTTGAACGCGCGGAATGACGATATGCCGGTCAAGCTCGCGGAGGAGATCGGAGCGGCCGTGCGGGTCAATGTTAAGGAAACGGTAAGCATCGGAGTGGGCCAGGCCGCAGGAGACCTGCGGGGTGTACACCAAGCGTACGATTCCGCGGAGAAGGCGTTGGACGCGAAGTTCTTGCGGGGCAAGGGTTCGATTCTGACCGCGACGAACGCTGACGGAGGAGAGGCGGAAAGCCCGGAGCTTCATGCGCTTCAAGAGGCCGTGTACGAAGCGATCCGGAACCAACGGGAAGGCGAAGTGAAGGAGGCGCTCGGGCGGCTGTGGGAGTGCTGCAAGTCCAGCGGCCTCGGCGGAAATCGCATTCGCGCCGCCGTCTTGGAGATGCTCGTGCAGCTGCTGCAGCTCGCGACATCCTACGGCGCGAACTCGGAGCTGTTGTTCCATCACGATTACGGCGATTACGACCGCGTGATGAGAACGAAGACGATCGACGAGCTGTTCGCGTTCGTCGACATGAAATGCGTCGGCGTGCTGCTCTTGTTGAACCGCCTGAAGGACATGCAGCCGAACTCCGTCATCGGCACGGTCAAGCGCATCGTGCAGGAGCAGTATCATTCGAACGTCAGTCTGCGTACCGTCGCAGGGCAGGTGTTCTTGAACCCGAACTATTTGGGCAAATTGTTCAAAGCCGGAACCGATTCGTCGTTTAACGAGTATTTGCTGCAAGTGCGCATGGAGAAGGCCAAGGAATTGCTGCTGCGCACGGACAAGAAAGTGTACGAGATTGCCCTTGCGGTCGGTTACGGCGAATTGGACTGGTTTTATAAACGCTTCAAGTCCTATGCCGGCATCAGCGCGGGCGAATTTAGAGGGAAGTACGCGAAAGAAAGCGAATCGAACTGA
- a CDS encoding acyl-CoA thioesterase codes for MKSSLPIIVRSTEIDINGHVNNAKYLEYFEWGREEWYEQCGLPYETFGMMGIQTVTVNINVNYRQECRQGDRLTVICHPDRVGRSSYVLKQELVDEQGSVRADALVTSVTIDTSTRRSREVPDELRRFFAAESH; via the coding sequence ATGAAATCTTCCCTGCCCATTATCGTCCGTTCAACGGAAATCGATATTAACGGCCACGTCAATAACGCGAAATACCTGGAATATTTCGAGTGGGGCCGCGAAGAATGGTACGAACAATGCGGGCTGCCGTACGAGACGTTCGGAATGATGGGCATTCAAACGGTGACCGTGAACATTAACGTGAACTACAGACAAGAATGCAGACAAGGCGATCGATTAACGGTCATCTGCCATCCCGACCGTGTCGGCCGTTCCAGCTATGTATTGAAACAAGAACTCGTCGACGAGCAAGGCTCCGTGCGCGCCGATGCGCTCGTGACAAGCGTAACGATAGATACCTCCACGCGACGAAGCCGCGAAGTGCCGGACGAGCTGCGGCGGTTCTTCGCGGCAGAGAGTCACTAA
- a CDS encoding HD domain-containing phosphohydrolase, translated as MDTTISVFLQLADAVIITDTRHRIIDVNATYERVTGYSRDEIVGMKAGLLKSGLTPAKTYDDMKESLGQDKPWSGVFINRKRNKELWYSNITISLVKSGDEAYYIGVFRDLAQLKEGVYISETRKSKIQYEILKVLALSCEVRDPDIEGHLVRVQELTTGLLHQYNALKRSVLTEAYIQSVVNACILHDIGKSGIPEGILYKPGKLNVYERAIMETHPLIGADILNKISTELDDELFQQEMKIAKDIVSFHHEKWDGTGYPSRLKEDEIPFEAQIVSIVDVYDALTSRRAYKDAWPAEQAADYLRNQKGISFNPELVDIFCNFMIRGTSGNLNEEKRSGQKVDAMKERTE; from the coding sequence ATGGACACGACAATATCCGTCTTCTTGCAACTAGCCGATGCCGTAATTATTACCGATACTCGCCATCGGATTATCGACGTGAATGCGACATACGAGAGAGTTACCGGGTATTCGAGAGACGAAATCGTTGGTATGAAAGCGGGCTTGTTGAAATCCGGACTAACGCCCGCGAAGACGTATGATGATATGAAGGAGAGTCTGGGCCAAGACAAACCGTGGTCGGGCGTGTTTATTAACCGCAAGCGGAACAAGGAGCTATGGTACTCGAACATCACCATCTCGCTCGTGAAATCCGGAGACGAGGCGTATTATATCGGCGTCTTCCGGGATTTGGCCCAACTAAAGGAAGGGGTCTACATCTCGGAGACCCGAAAGTCGAAAATCCAATACGAGATTTTAAAAGTATTGGCGCTGTCCTGCGAGGTGCGCGACCCCGATATCGAAGGACATCTCGTCCGCGTCCAAGAATTGACGACCGGGCTGCTGCATCAATATAATGCGCTGAAACGATCCGTCCTTACGGAGGCGTACATCCAGAGCGTCGTGAACGCTTGCATCCTGCACGACATCGGCAAGTCGGGCATTCCGGAAGGCATCTTGTACAAGCCGGGCAAGCTTAACGTGTACGAAAGGGCGATTATGGAAACCCATCCGCTGATCGGCGCAGACATCCTCAATAAAATTTCAACCGAGCTCGATGACGAGCTTTTCCAGCAGGAAATGAAGATTGCCAAAGATATCGTCTCCTTCCATCACGAGAAATGGGATGGCACGGGGTATCCGAGCCGTCTGAAGGAGGACGAAATCCCATTCGAGGCCCAAATCGTGTCGATCGTGGATGTCTACGACGCGCTGACAAGCAGACGTGCCTACAAGGACGCGTGGCCGGCAGAACAGGCCGCGGACTATTTGCGGAACCAGAAGGGTATCAGCTTCAACCCCGAATTGGTCGATATTTTTTGCAACTTCATGATTCGCGGGACAAGTGGAAATCTTAACGAGGAGAAGCGAAGCGGCCAGAAAGTTGACGCCATGAAGGAGCGAACGGAATGA